Genomic window (Agrobacterium larrymoorei):
CGATGCAATCGCGCCTTCCACCGCGGCGTCGATATTGGCGTCGTCGAAGACGATAAAGGGTGCGTTGCCGCCGAGTTCGAGCGACAGCTTCTTGATCGTCGGTGCCGACTGCGCCATCAGTACACGTCCAACCTCCGTCGATCCGGTGAAGGATATTTTTCGCACCGTGTCGCTCTCGGTGAAAATCTTGCCGATCTCCCTCGCCTCGCCCGTCACGACCTGAAAGACCCCTGCCGGAATGCCTGCTTCTTCGGCAAGAACGCCTAGAGCGAGCGCGGTAAGCGGGGTTTGTTCGGCAGGCTTGACGATCATCGTGCAGCCCGCGGCAAGCGCCGGTGCGGCTTTGCGGGTGATCATGGCCGCTGGAAAATTCCAAGGCGTGATCGCCGCGCAGACGCCGATAGGCTGCTTCAGGATCGTGATCCGCTTGTCTGTTGTGGGGGCAGGGATGGTTTCGCCATAGACCCGTTTTGCTTCCTCGGCGAACCACTCCACGAAAGACGCCGCATAGAGCGCTTCGCCCTTGGCCTCGGCAATCGGCTTGCCCTGTTCTGCTGTCATCAGTGTTGCAAGGTCGTCGGCATTTGCCACCATCAAATCAAACCAGCGCCTCAGCACAGTTGCGCGCTCCTTGGCGGCGCGGTTCCTCCAGCTGACAAAGGCTTTTTCAGCCGCCTCAACCGCGCGCTCTACTTGGCTCGGCGTCAGAGAGGGGACTTCAGCAATCACCTCGCCGTTTGCCGGATTTTCAACCTTGATGGTTTCAGACCTATCCGATTGAATCCAGTTCCCGTTGATCAGGCATGCATTGGTTAGAAGGTGAGGATTTTTCAGCTTGAGCACTGCGTGATCTCCAGTTAAGTTCAACTAATTGAACTGTGATCCGTGTATTGAACTATGATGGCTGGCGCCGATCCTGTCAAGGAGATGAAATGCAAACAGACGCGCTCGACATATCGTCTGCCCAAACAGTACCGGCCTTGCGCCGGGCGGTTGGCATTCTCGATATTCTCGCTACAGGCAAAAATCTGACGGCGGCCGAAATCGCCCGAGCACTTGGTCTCCCCAAGAGCACCGCGCACGGACTGCTGGCGGTGATGAGCGAGCTCGATCTGGTGGCGAAAACACCGGATGGAACGTTGAGGATCGGACCTCATCCGCTGAGATGGGCAAATGCCTTTTTGTCCCAGCTCGATATCGTCACGACCTTCCAAGAGGTGCTTGCGCGGGACCGCAAGCTTGACCCTTACACGGTGACGCTGACGGTTCGAGAGGGGGCAGAAGTCGTCTATGTCGGCTGTCGTAATTCAGATCAGCCGCTGGGGCAGACCTTCCGCATTGGCATGAGACTGCCAGCGCCTTTTACAGCCACTGGAAAGATGCTGCTGTCGGATCTCAAACCGGCTGAGCTCGGCCATCTGCTCGCTGATTTTCCCAAGCCCCTGACAAGGCGGAGCGTCCGCACAGTCGAGGAGCTTGAGAAAGAGCTTGAGCTCACGCGAGAGCGAGGCTTTTCCATCGATGACGGGCAAATCCGCGACGGCATGATCTGTATAGGGGCTGCAGTTCGAGACCACTCCGGGGCCGCGGTCGCCGGGATTGCGATCAGCATTTTGCGCAGCGAAGCAAGCGGTGACAGGACGGCGGAACTCGGGGCGCAGTTGCAGGCAATCGCAAGGGGCATGTCCGAAGGAATTGGCGGCGCCTGACGATCTCGATCCAATCGGCCGGATAAGGAGGTGGGGGCGTAGAGCTGAGTGTCGATGGGAAACATAGGATTCACCACCGACACTCCAGCCGTTCCCTTCTGCGCCGTAGCGACCTAGAGCGTTTCCTTGTTAAATAGAAACGTTCTGCCGGAGCAGGTTTTCGTCAGGGCAAAGGCGATTGGCGAAGGGCATACCCAAAGGTACGGTCGAGCCGATCGCCTTTGAGCCTGGCGGAAAGATGCCCGGCCCTCCCGTCGCGCCGCTTCGCCGTGCGAAGCGATTAGCGCGCCGGGCGATTGAAGCTCTTGCAGATTTGCCAGCAAATCTGCGGGAGGGTTGGTTGAAACGGGCCACCTGCTTGCCCGGGCGCCTTGGCCGTATGCTTTGGCTACGGCACGCGCCCTCCGGACAATCAGTCGATCCCGTTTGAACCAACAGAACTGTTTCTATTTAACAAGGAAACGCTCTAGGGTCGAAACCCAATCAAATTGTTGATGAAATTGGCTATCTATGATTCACTACCTGTAGAAGCAGGAGTGTTTGACCATGGCGGGCGAATTTTGGCTTGATGACGAACAGTGGGCAGTGATTTCGCCGCTGCTTCCGACCAACCAACCCGGCGCTCATCGTACTGACGATCGCCGGGTTATCAGCGGCATCATCCACGTCTTGCGATCCGGTTGCCGCTGGCAGGATTGTCCATCCTGCTACGGGCCTTCGACAACGATCTATAATCGCTTCCATCGCTGGTCTGCAAAAGGGATATGGCGGCGACTGTTTGAGTCTCTGGTGCAAACGACCGATCGCGACATCCATATGATCGATAGCACCACCGCAAAGGCACACCGTTCTGCCGCTGGTGGAAAAGGGGGGCGGATGCCGAAGCAATTGGTCGATCGAGAGGCGGCAGATCGACAAAAGTCCATGCTGTTGTCGATGGTTGTGGCCGTCCAGTCGCGTTGCGAATAACGCCTGGGCAACGTGGTGATGCACCCATTGCCATCCCGCTCCTTGATCCCCTGCCTCCGACACGTCTGTGCGCCGCAGATACGGCTTACGACAGCGACGCCTTACGCAGCTTCCTGAGGGCACGCGGCACGCAACCAGTCATCCCAAACAATCCAACCCGAAAGAGGATCAGACCGTTCGACCCGGTCGCCTACCGAAGACGGAATATAATCGAGCGGACATTCTGCCGTCTCAAGGACTGGAGACGTGTCGCGACGCGATACGACAAGCTCATGATAAACTTCGAGGCAACGTGCTACATTGCAGCGATCGTCACATGGTGGATCAATTGAGTCTGGAGCCTAGAGATCGATCGTGCCGTTTTCTTCCCCGTCCCAATATTGCACACGCACGCCGCGCACCTTGATCAGAACCAGGCCTGGGGTATCGACACCTTCGGTGAACCAGCGATCGAGATCGGAAACCCAGTGGCGCTCGAAAGCGGCCTTGTCGTCGATGAGTTCTGCCGCGCCCTCGATCGAGATGAACATGCCGGGCTTGCCAAGCAGGCTCGGCGGTTCGGTGAAGGAAAGCGTCACTTGAGGATTGCGGTTGATGTGGGAAACCTTGTTGGTATCTTTCAGGGAAAAGAACCAGGAATCGCCATCGTAAGCCACATCTCCGTTATTGCTCATCGGGCGATTGGTGATCGCGCCGGATGAGCCATGGGTCGCCATCATGCAGAAGTCGATCTTCTTCATCGTTGAAGCGATGTCTTCGATTGTTTTACTCGCCATGGAAGGCTTCCTTTTCTTAAACGTGGATGATCGGAAGGTCTTGAGCGTATTTCGTCAGCGGTCGGGCAAGGCGGAGCGTACGGATCGCTTCACTGCACTCAAGGAAGGGCTGGGGATCGTGCGATAGCGGGCTTCAATCAGATTGTAGACACCGAAAGCGGCGAGCCCTGCGGCGACGCAGATGTAAAGAGCGCTGCCAAATGGCATCTGCCTCAGCCACTGCATCGCATCGTCCATACTGCCGGCCTCTTGCGGATCGACCTTCATTCCAGCCGTGATGAACAGAATGCCGATGATCGCAAACACCAGACCGCGTGCAACAAGCCCATAGATGCAAATCCAGGTGGCGATAGCGTTTTGGTCCGGGATGTGAAGATAGCGCTCGAATTTCCGCGTCAGTCCCTTTGCCGCCGTGACGCCACCGCCGATAACGAAGCCCGCGCCGACCGCGATCAGAAGGTAGGATCCGAAGGGCTGTGACATGATCCATTGGGCAAGATCTTTTTCACCCGATCCTTCATTGCCGCCACCGGCAAGAAAGCTATGGCCGAGCGCAAAACCGGCAAGTCCGAGATAAGTGACAGCACTTCCGATCAGCGCCGTACGAACGACAAGGCCTTTTGCGCTGGTGCCGTGATCATCCGTATCGGCGATGGCTTGTGCCAAGCGCCAACAGACGAAGCCGAGAAGCCCGATACCGATTGCACCGACCCAGATGCGCCCGAAAGGCTGGCTCAAAAGCGTCGAGAGCGCCGACTTCGTTTCGGTTTTCTCGCCTGCGACACCGGATAGCAGCGCCAGTCCACCAACGAGCATAAAGACGATGCCGCGTGCGGCGTAACCACTCTTGGCGAGCAGATCGAATCGGAAAGTTGAAGGCATGGCGGGTCCGCGGTGCTGGGAACAATGGGTCCCTAACGCGCTGTGCGGAT
Coding sequences:
- a CDS encoding DUF1206 domain-containing protein, whose product is MPSTFRFDLLAKSGYAARGIVFMLVGGLALLSGVAGEKTETKSALSTLLSQPFGRIWVGAIGIGLLGFVCWRLAQAIADTDDHGTSAKGLVVRTALIGSAVTYLGLAGFALGHSFLAGGGNEGSGEKDLAQWIMSQPFGSYLLIAVGAGFVIGGGVTAAKGLTRKFERYLHIPDQNAIATWICIYGLVARGLVFAIIGILFITAGMKVDPQEAGSMDDAMQWLRQMPFGSALYICVAAGLAAFGVYNLIEARYRTIPSPSLSAVKRSVRSALPDR
- a CDS encoding NAD-dependent succinate-semialdehyde dehydrogenase, translating into MLKLKNPHLLTNACLINGNWIQSDRSETIKVENPANGEVIAEVPSLTPSQVERAVEAAEKAFVSWRNRAAKERATVLRRWFDLMVANADDLATLMTAEQGKPIAEAKGEALYAASFVEWFAEEAKRVYGETIPAPTTDKRITILKQPIGVCAAITPWNFPAAMITRKAAPALAAGCTMIVKPAEQTPLTALALGVLAEEAGIPAGVFQVVTGEAREIGKIFTESDTVRKISFTGSTEVGRVLMAQSAPTIKKLSLELGGNAPFIVFDDANIDAAVEGAIASKYRNAGQTCVCSNRIYVQDAIFDSFAEKLAEKVKAMKVGVGTEEGVTIGPLIDEDAVKKVEDHVADARAKGATVITGGGRHALGGTFFEPTVIAGATQAMKVAREETFGPVAPLFRFEREDEVIAMANDTEFGLAAYFYTESFSRTWRVAEALDYGMVGHNTGLISNEVAPFGGVKQSGLGREGSHFGIDEYLEIKYLCSALS
- a CDS encoding IclR family transcriptional regulator, producing MQTDALDISSAQTVPALRRAVGILDILATGKNLTAAEIARALGLPKSTAHGLLAVMSELDLVAKTPDGTLRIGPHPLRWANAFLSQLDIVTTFQEVLARDRKLDPYTVTLTVREGAEVVYVGCRNSDQPLGQTFRIGMRLPAPFTATGKMLLSDLKPAELGHLLADFPKPLTRRSVRTVEELEKELELTRERGFSIDDGQIRDGMICIGAAVRDHSGAAVAGIAISILRSEASGDRTAELGAQLQAIARGMSEGIGGA
- a CDS encoding pyridoxamine 5'-phosphate oxidase family protein; translation: MASKTIEDIASTMKKIDFCMMATHGSSGAITNRPMSNNGDVAYDGDSWFFSLKDTNKVSHINRNPQVTLSFTEPPSLLGKPGMFISIEGAAELIDDKAAFERHWVSDLDRWFTEGVDTPGLVLIKVRGVRVQYWDGEENGTIDL
- a CDS encoding IS5 family transposase (programmed frameshift), which translates into the protein MAGEFWLDDEQWAVISPLLPTNQPGAHRTDDRRVISGIIHVLRSGCRWQDCPSCYGPSTTIYNRFHRWSAKGIWRRLFESLVQTTDRDIHMIDSTTAKAHRSAAGGKGGRNAEAIGRSRGGRSTKVHAVVDGCGRPVALRITPGQRGDAPIAIPLLDPLPPTRLCAADTAYDSDALRSFLRARGTQPVIPNNPTRKRIRPFDPVAYRRRNIIERTFCRLKDWRRVATRYDKLMINFEATCYIAAIVTWWIN